One part of the Streptomyces lydicus genome encodes these proteins:
- a CDS encoding LLM class F420-dependent oxidoreductase codes for MKLRIFTEPQQGASYDTLLKVAKATEDLGFDAFFRSDHYLSMGNVDGLPGPTDAWITLAGLARETERIRLGTLMTAGTFRLPGVLAIQVAQVDQMSGGRVELGLGAGWFEDEHRAYGIPFPKEKFARLEEQLAIITGLWATKTGKEFSYDGTYYQLERSPALPKPAQGKVPVLVGGHGATRTPRLAAQYADEFNIPFASLEDSERQFGRVRAAAEAVGRKGDDLVYSNALVACVGKNDAEVARRAAAIGREVDELKANGLAGSPAEVVDKIGRYAAIGASRVYLQMLDLDDLDHLDLISTQVQSQLN; via the coding sequence ATGAAACTCCGCATCTTCACCGAGCCCCAGCAGGGGGCTTCCTACGACACGCTTCTCAAGGTCGCCAAGGCCACCGAGGACCTCGGCTTTGACGCGTTCTTCCGGTCCGACCACTACTTGAGCATGGGCAATGTCGACGGGTTGCCGGGCCCGACGGACGCCTGGATCACGCTGGCCGGCCTGGCCCGGGAGACCGAGCGCATCCGGCTCGGCACGCTCATGACGGCAGGGACCTTCCGGCTGCCGGGAGTGCTGGCCATTCAGGTGGCCCAGGTCGACCAGATGTCCGGCGGACGGGTCGAACTCGGCCTCGGCGCCGGGTGGTTCGAGGACGAGCACAGGGCGTACGGCATTCCGTTCCCCAAGGAGAAGTTCGCGCGGCTGGAGGAGCAGCTGGCGATCATCACCGGCCTGTGGGCCACCAAGACAGGAAAGGAGTTCAGCTACGACGGGACCTACTACCAGCTGGAGAGGTCGCCCGCGCTGCCCAAGCCCGCCCAGGGCAAGGTGCCGGTGCTGGTCGGCGGACACGGTGCGACCCGTACGCCGCGGCTGGCCGCGCAGTACGCCGATGAGTTCAACATCCCCTTCGCCTCGCTGGAGGACAGCGAGCGCCAGTTCGGGCGGGTGCGGGCGGCCGCCGAAGCCGTCGGGCGGAAGGGCGACGACCTGGTGTACTCCAACGCCCTCGTGGCCTGCGTGGGCAAGAACGATGCGGAGGTGGCGCGGCGGGCCGCGGCCATCGGACGGGAGGTGGACGAACTGAAGGCCAACGGCCTGGCGGGCTCGCCCGCTGAGGTCGTCGACAAGATCGGGCGGTACGCGGCCATCGGCGCCTCTCGGGTCTATCTGCAGATGCTGGACCTCGACGATCTGGACCACCTCGATCTGATCTCGACGCAGGTGCAGTCGCAGCTGAACTGA
- a CDS encoding DUF6099 family protein, producing the protein MDAVRIIAVSRRGLTEATTVQDVLVEAWQAQALAEAIGSHLAIFGPYEVRSRARGLGDAGGRFSGGLLCPGSATVGLRAAQLTEVRDVRAALTNLSLLLREVCEALVAVVLLADEEGMYWTCVEAMDTVDEARDRVSGILQKLEVRDPNPA; encoded by the coding sequence ATGGACGCGGTGCGGATCATCGCGGTCAGCCGGCGCGGTCTGACGGAGGCGACCACGGTTCAGGATGTGCTCGTCGAGGCGTGGCAGGCGCAAGCTCTGGCAGAGGCGATAGGAAGCCATCTCGCGATATTCGGGCCGTACGAAGTGCGGTCCAGAGCCCGAGGACTGGGCGACGCGGGCGGGCGGTTCAGCGGGGGACTGCTGTGCCCGGGGTCGGCAACCGTCGGGCTGCGAGCTGCGCAGCTGACCGAAGTGCGCGACGTCAGAGCGGCTTTAACGAACCTGAGCCTGCTGCTGCGAGAAGTGTGCGAGGCGCTGGTGGCAGTGGTGCTGCTGGCGGACGAGGAGGGGATGTACTGGACGTGTGTCGAGGCGATGGACACGGTCGATGAAGCCAGGGACCGGGTGTCCGGGATATTGCAGAAGCTGGAGGTGCGTGACCCGAACCCTGCCTGA
- a CDS encoding nucleotide pyrophosphohydrolase, giving the protein MSEDLHALQRRLVEFAAARDWQQYHTPKNLAAALSVEAAELVEIFQWLTPEESAAVMSDPRSAGRVEDEVADVLAYLLQFCEALGIDALTALAAKIERNETRFPAVRRARPDRSDREGREE; this is encoded by the coding sequence ATGAGCGAGGATCTTCATGCGTTGCAGCGGCGGCTGGTCGAGTTCGCCGCCGCGCGGGACTGGCAGCAGTACCACACCCCCAAGAACCTGGCCGCGGCGCTGAGCGTCGAGGCCGCGGAACTCGTCGAGATCTTCCAGTGGTTGACGCCGGAGGAGTCCGCGGCGGTGATGTCGGATCCGCGGTCGGCCGGCCGGGTCGAGGACGAGGTCGCCGATGTGCTGGCGTATCTGCTGCAGTTCTGCGAGGCGCTGGGGATCGATGCCCTGACCGCGCTCGCCGCGAAGATCGAGCGCAACGAGACGCGCTTTCCGGCCGTACGTCGGGCGCGGCCGGACCGGTCGGATCGCGAGGGTCGGGAGGAGTAG
- a CDS encoding IS982 family transposase, with protein MTTNLETLATALYVRIDDSLAGTRRTGRPPRLTDAELLTLAVMQAVLGFVSEARWLRFARTHLAAEFPYLPEQSGYNKRLRAANTLLGRFIRTLARDTDLWHDDVWIVDSTPVECARSRPTVKRSDLAGWAAYSYCPSHSRFFWGLRLHLICTPGGLPIAWALANPKTDEREVLTGMLTQDADLLATRPGQTVIGDKGYVSKHLDAFMAQHGLTLLRPSYRNKKPRPGEHLLKPIRQLIESVNDTLKGQLDLERHGARTPAGVLARVGQRILALTAAIWHNRATGTPITRSLIAYDH; from the coding sequence GTGACGACAAACCTGGAGACCCTCGCGACTGCACTGTACGTGAGGATCGATGACTCTCTGGCAGGAACGCGGCGGACAGGGCGTCCACCGAGGCTGACGGATGCCGAACTGTTGACGCTCGCGGTCATGCAGGCCGTACTCGGCTTCGTCTCCGAGGCCCGCTGGCTGCGGTTCGCCCGCACCCATCTGGCGGCCGAGTTCCCCTACCTGCCCGAACAGTCCGGCTACAACAAGCGCCTGCGGGCCGCGAACACCCTGCTCGGCCGCTTCATTCGCACCCTCGCCCGCGACACGGATCTGTGGCACGACGACGTATGGATCGTGGACTCCACACCCGTGGAATGCGCCCGCTCACGCCCCACCGTCAAACGCTCCGACCTGGCCGGCTGGGCCGCTTACTCCTACTGTCCCTCGCACTCACGGTTCTTCTGGGGCCTGCGCCTGCACCTGATCTGCACACCTGGCGGACTACCGATCGCCTGGGCTCTGGCCAACCCCAAGACGGACGAACGCGAAGTCCTCACAGGCATGCTCACCCAGGACGCCGACCTGCTGGCCACCCGCCCCGGGCAGACGGTTATCGGCGACAAGGGCTACGTCTCCAAGCACCTCGACGCCTTCATGGCCCAACACGGCCTGACCCTGCTGCGGCCCAGCTACCGCAACAAAAAGCCCCGGCCAGGAGAGCACCTCCTCAAACCGATCCGGCAGCTGATCGAGTCGGTCAACGACACCCTCAAAGGCCAGCTCGACCTCGAACGCCACGGAGCCAGAACCCCAGCCGGAGTCCTGGCCCGCGTCGGACAACGCATCCTCGCTCTCACCGCCGCGATCTGGCACAACCGGGCCACCGGAACACCGATCACACGATCACTGATCGCCTACGACCACTGA